CGCCTGTCGTCTGAGCCCGATCGATATCGCGGTCGTCGCCGCGTGCCCACCCCCCCGCGTAGCCGTTACGCGGCCGTCGTCACCACCGCCTTCGTCGGCGCGGGCATCGTCGCGCTGGGCGCGTCGGCCCTGCCGGACGCCAAGGACGTCAGCCCGACGGTGCTCGACGAGCTCAAGCAGGCGTCGGTCACCAGTCAGGACGTCGCGGCCCGTGCGGACAACGCCGAGCGCGCCTCCCGGGACAGCCGCACGAAGGAAGCGGCCGAGCCCGAGGTCTGGATGCTGCCGCTGCAGGGTTACGACTTCAACTCCCCGTACGGGATGCGGTGGGGCAAGCTGCACACAGGCGTCGACCTGGTCGTCCCCGAGGGCACTCCGTACGTGGCGGTCCACGACGGGCTGGTCACCAAGGCCGGCTGGTTCGGCGGCTACGGCTACGCGGTGATCGTCCAGCACGCCGACGGCAGCGAGGCCATCTACGGCCACTCCTCCGCGCTCAGCGTCAAGGAGGGCCAGCAGGTCAAGGCGGGCGACCAGCTCGGCCTGGTGGGCCAGACCGGCCACGCCTACGGCACCCACCTGCACCTTGAGCTCCATGTCAAGGGCGCGCCGATCGACCCCGTTCCGTACCTGCAGGAGCGCGGAGTGGACATCAAGCTGCAAGTCGAGGCAATCTACAGCGACGTAGCGGGATCCTGACTCTGCGTACTGACCGTTGACCGCCCGGATCTGTCGATCCGGGCGGTTTTTTCTACGCCGTTGACGGCCGATGTCTGCTGGATCACAGGACGGACTGTGACCGACCGCACGCCACTGCATGATCACTTTTCCGGACGGAATGCTTCAGACCGGCCTATACCAGGTCAGCCCGCCTGCGGCCCACGGTCCGGCCGCCCGGTCCCGAACAGCCGTCCAGCTCGGCCCGACACCAGTATTTCGAGGTCAAGTGCCCCTCGACTGTGAAGGTCCGCCGTGCAGGAAGACAGCCCCGTCCAGAACGAGAACACCCCCGACACCACAGTCGAGCAGCCGCGGAACGCCCGCCGGCGGAACCGCCTCATCGTGCTTGGCGCGGCCGCGCTTGTCGCCCTCGGCCTGGGCGGGGTCGCCGTCGCCACCGCCGGCCCCGACCGGCCAACGCCCACCGCCGTCTCGATCGACACCCAGTCCCGGGCCGAGGCCGCCAGCCGGGCGGACCGCTCGGCCCGCGAGTCGAGCGCGCCGACCTCCCCGCCGGCCAGCCCGACGGTGAGCCCGTCGACGGCCAGCGCCAGCCCTACACCGACGAGGAAGGCCACCGCCAAACCGAAGCCGAAGCCGAAGCAGACCACCAGGCCGACGGCCGCCTGGGTCGACCCGATGCCGGGCGCCTCGGTCACGTCCTGCTTCGGCGAGCGCTGGGGCACCCTGCACGCAGGGATCGACCTGGCGCTGCCCTCGGGCACCCCCATCCGCGCCGCGGCCGCCGGCACTGTCACCCAGGCCGGTGACGCCGCTGACGGGTACGGCAACTCCGTCTTCATCGACCACGGCAACGGCTACCTGACCCACTACGCCCACCAGAGCCGCATCGCGGTGACCGTCGGGCAGAAGGTCAAGGCCGGCCAGGTGATCGGCTACGAGGGCGCCACAGGCGACGCCACGGGCCCGCACCTGCACTTCGAGGTGCACCAGGGCATGTGGAACCAGATCGACCCCGCGCCGTTCATGCGCGCGCACGGCGTCGACCTGGGCTGCTGAACCTGGCGTCAGATCGGCGATGTGGGGGTGTCCGGGAGATCGGATGCCCCCACGTCGGCGTTGTGGAGTGGACCGCCTCGGGACGTCAGAGCTTGTCGACCGGGGCGTGGCGCAGCACCAGCCACATGGTCTGGTCGCCGAAGTCGATCTGCGCGCGGGCGCCCGGGCCGTGCCCCTCCACGGCGAGCACACGCCCCAGCCCGTAGCGCTGGTGGTTGACCCGGTCGCCGGCAGCCACCTTCGGCCCCTGCGGCAACTCACTGGCCGTGGTGAGGCGGCTGGCGTCCACCCCGAGCCGCTGGGCAAGCTGCGCCGCCTTCGGCGTACCCCCGGTGAAGGTGCCGCGCCCGCCGGGCGCGCGGTCCGCGCGCCCGCCGACGCCGCCGCCCCCGCCGGCCCACGAGGTGTACGACCCCTCGGTGCGCTCCCAGCGCACCAGCTCCGGCGGCAGCTCCTCCAGGAACCGCGACGGCGGGTTGTAGGACGGCTGCCCCCACGCCGAGCGGGTCACCGCACGGGAGAGGTAGAGCCGCTGTCGGGCGCGGGTGATGCCGACGTACGCCAGCCGGCGCTCCTCCTCCAGCTCGCGGGTGTCGCCAAGCGAGCGCAGGTGCGGGAAGACGCCGTCCTCCAGCCCGGTCAGGAAGACCACCGGGAACTCCAGCCCCTTGGCGGTGTGCAACGTCATCAGGGTGACCACGCCCTGGTGGTCAGGGTCGTCGGAGGGGATCTGGTCGGCGTCGGCGACCAGCGCGACCTGCTCCAGGAAGCCCGCCACCGTGGCGCGCTCGCCGTCGGCGCCGGTCGCCTCGATCCGCTCGGTGTACTCCCGGGCGACACTCACCAGCTCCTGGAGGTTGTCCACCCGGCCGGCGTCCTGCGGGTCCAGGCTCTCCTCCAGCTCGGTGAGGTAGCCCGAGCGGGTCAGCAGCGCCTCCAGCACCTCCTCCGGGGTGCCGGTCTCCGCCAACTCGCGTGCGCCGTCGAGCAGCGCCACGAAGTCGGCGATGCCGTTGGCCGCCCGGGTGGAGATGCCGGGCGCCTCCCGGGCCCGGCGCAGCGCCGCGCCGAAGGAGATCCGGTCACGGCTGGACAGCGCCTCGACACACGCCTCCGCGCGGTCGCCGATCCCCCGGCGCGGGGTGTTGAGCACTCGCCGCAGGCTCACCGTGTCGTCGTCGTTGACCACCGAACGCAGGTACGCCAACGCGTCGCGGACCTCCTTGCGCTCGTAGAAGCGCACCCCGCCGACCACCTTGTACGGCAGGCCGGCGCGGATGAACACCTCCTCGAAGACCCGGGACTGGGCGTTGGTGCGGTAGAAGACCGCCACGTCACCGGGGCGCGTCTCGTCGGCGTCGACAAGCCGGTCGATCTCCCGGCCCACCCAGTCCGCCTCGGCGTGCTCGGTGTCGGCCACATAGCCGACGATCCGCTCGCCGTCGCCGGCCTCGCTCCACAGCCGCTTCGGCTTGCGGGAGGTGTTCCGGTCGATCACCGCGTTGGCGGCGTTGAGGATGGTCTGGGTCGAGCGGTAGTTCTGCTCCAGCAGGATCGTCCGCGCGTCGGTGAAGTCCCGCTCGAACTCCAGGATGTTGCGAATCGTCGCGCCCCGGAACGCGTAGATCGACTGGTCGGCGTCACCGACCACGCACAGCTCCGCCGGCTCCAGCCCCTCGGTGCCGGAGACCAGCTCCTTGATCAGGACGTACTGGGCGTGGTTGGTGTCCTGGTACTCGTCAACAAGCACGTGCCGGAACCGTCGGCGGTAGCTCTCCGCGACGTGCGGGTGGGACTGGAGCAGGTGCACCGTCGTCATGATCAGGTCGTCGAAGTCCAGCGCGTGCGCCTCGCGCAGCCGGCGCTGGTAGAGCGTGTACGCCTCGGCGAGCGCCCGCTCGTTGGGCCCACTGGCCCGCGCGGCGAACTGCTCCGGGTCGACCAGCTCGTTCTTCAGGTTGGAGACCTGGGCGGCCAACCCACGCGCCGGGTAGCGCTTCGGGTCGAGATCCAGCTCGCGGGTCACCAACTGCATCAGCCGTCGGGAGTCGTCCGCGTCGTAGATCGAGAACGTCGACTTGAGGCCGGCGTGCTCGTGCTCGGCGCGCAGGATGCGGACGCACGCCGAGTGGAACGTCGACACCCACATCAGCCGAGCCCGCGGGCCGACAAGCGCGGCGACCCGCTCCTTCATCTCGCCCGCGGCCTTGTTGGTGAAGGTGATGGC
The DNA window shown above is from Micromonospora lupini and carries:
- a CDS encoding M23 family metallopeptidase, producing MRQRLSSEPDRYRGRRRVPTPPRSRYAAVVTTAFVGAGIVALGASALPDAKDVSPTVLDELKQASVTSQDVAARADNAERASRDSRTKEAAEPEVWMLPLQGYDFNSPYGMRWGKLHTGVDLVVPEGTPYVAVHDGLVTKAGWFGGYGYAVIVQHADGSEAIYGHSSALSVKEGQQVKAGDQLGLVGQTGHAYGTHLHLELHVKGAPIDPVPYLQERGVDIKLQVEAIYSDVAGS
- a CDS encoding M23 family metallopeptidase; this translates as MQEDSPVQNENTPDTTVEQPRNARRRNRLIVLGAAALVALGLGGVAVATAGPDRPTPTAVSIDTQSRAEAASRADRSARESSAPTSPPASPTVSPSTASASPTPTRKATAKPKPKPKQTTRPTAAWVDPMPGASVTSCFGERWGTLHAGIDLALPSGTPIRAAAAGTVTQAGDAADGYGNSVFIDHGNGYLTHYAHQSRIAVTVGQKVKAGQVIGYEGATGDATGPHLHFEVHQGMWNQIDPAPFMRAHGVDLGC
- the pcrA gene encoding DNA helicase PcrA, whose product is MHPLFDIPASPSAPESAPARPHRPGSASARLDPQQLLAGLNGPQRDAVSHAGSPLLIVAGAGSGKTRVLTHRIAYLLAARDVHPGEIIAITFTNKAAGEMKERVAALVGPRARLMWVSTFHSACVRILRAEHEHAGLKSTFSIYDADDSRRLMQLVTRELDLDPKRYPARGLAAQVSNLKNELVDPEQFAARASGPNERALAEAYTLYQRRLREAHALDFDDLIMTTVHLLQSHPHVAESYRRRFRHVLVDEYQDTNHAQYVLIKELVSGTEGLEPAELCVVGDADQSIYAFRGATIRNILEFERDFTDARTILLEQNYRSTQTILNAANAVIDRNTSRKPKRLWSEAGDGERIVGYVADTEHAEADWVGREIDRLVDADETRPGDVAVFYRTNAQSRVFEEVFIRAGLPYKVVGGVRFYERKEVRDALAYLRSVVNDDDTVSLRRVLNTPRRGIGDRAEACVEALSSRDRISFGAALRRAREAPGISTRAANGIADFVALLDGARELAETGTPEEVLEALLTRSGYLTELEESLDPQDAGRVDNLQELVSVAREYTERIEATGADGERATVAGFLEQVALVADADQIPSDDPDHQGVVTLMTLHTAKGLEFPVVFLTGLEDGVFPHLRSLGDTRELEEERRLAYVGITRARQRLYLSRAVTRSAWGQPSYNPPSRFLEELPPELVRWERTEGSYTSWAGGGGGVGGRADRAPGGRGTFTGGTPKAAQLAQRLGVDASRLTTASELPQGPKVAAGDRVNHQRYGLGRVLAVEGHGPGARAQIDFGDQTMWLVLRHAPVDKL